ATATTTCACCTCTGCTGTTTGTAATGAATCTCGGAGAGGCTGCGCAGACGGTCGGCGGCTTGTTCGGCCGTAATGTCGCGTTGGGCTTCGGCCAGCATTTCGTAGCCGACCATAAATTTCTTAACGGTCGCCGAGCGCAGCAAGGGGGGATAATAATGGGCGTGAAGCTGCCAATAGCTGTAATCTCCTTCAGCGGTCGGCGCACCGTGCCAGCCCATGGAATAGGGAAAGGAAACCTGGAACAGATTATCATATTTCGTCAAAAAA
This window of the Chitinivibrionales bacterium genome carries:
- the galT gene encoding galactose-1-phosphate uridylyltransferase — its product is YWALWPFETLLMPRRHVLRLPDLTDEERRSLAEIMQRFLTKYDNLFQVSFPYSMGWHGAPTAEGDYSYWQLHAHYYPPLLRSATVKKFMVGYEMLAEAQRDITAEQAADRLRSLSEIHYKQQR